A DNA window from Trichosurus vulpecula isolate mTriVul1 chromosome 2, mTriVul1.pri, whole genome shotgun sequence contains the following coding sequences:
- the LOC118836711 gene encoding disks large homolog 2-like, translating to MVNNYSLEEVTHEEAVAILKNTSDVVYLKVGKPTTIYMTDPYGPPDITHSYSPPMENHILSGNNGTLEYKSSLPPISPGRYSPIPKHMLVEDDYTRSVILVA from the exons gTAAATAACTACAGTCTAGAAGAAGTAACACATGAAGAAGCTGTAGCGATATTGAAGAACACTTCAGATGTAGTTTATCTAAAAGTTGGCAAACCAACCACCATTTATATGACAGATCCTTATGGCCCACCTGATATTACTCACT CTTATTCTCCACCAATGGAAAATCACATTCTCTCTGGCAACAATGGCACTTTAGAGTACAAATCTTCCCTGCCACCTATCTCTCCTGGAAGGTACTCGCCAATTCCAAAGCACATGCTTGTTGAGGACGACTACACCAGGTCAGTCATCCTTGTTGCTTAA